A stretch of DNA from Ovis aries strain OAR_USU_Benz2616 breed Rambouillet chromosome 17, ARS-UI_Ramb_v3.0, whole genome shotgun sequence:
CTGGAGATTGGCCCGCCTCTCCTCCATCTTCTGGCTCGGAGGGGACCAGGCGGGGGCAGCCCGGCCATCCTGAAGAACGGGCCAGGGGCCTCCTGGTCCCCCGCCACCCAGGGACACATTCCATCTGCTGAGCCCGTCCCCACCACCCGTCTCTGGTCAGGAGAGGCCAAGTTGagctgtgtttgttttttgtatagAAGCCCCAGGCAGGGCAGcaatactttctaaataaaaagtcAACAGGTTCTGTTTCTTCAAAGTGGTGGCACGGAGCTGAGAACAGGGGCAGCATGGCACGGGCTGGCCTCTCACCCTCCTGCGTGCACGTCCCAGCTGGGCCTCAGCAGGGCTAGGGCGCCCCCGGACTCCCCACCCGACAACCACGAGCAGGGCCAGGGCTCCACTCAGCCCTGCGAGccgcccctcctgcccccaccagaGTTTGACTCCCTGTGGCTCCCACCTGCCCAGCTCAGCAAGTCCTTGGAGTCCCAGGCGGGTGGGAAGTGGTGGGGCGCAGAGGGCAGGGCCGCCTGCCAGTCCCAGCCTGGCCCCCAGCCAgaagcctggcttctctgtcccttgCAGGGGCCCCGTCCTGTGCGGGCGCTGCTGGTGGGCCTGCGGGCCTGTGCCCACCTGTTCCACTGCAGCTGGTGGGCAGCACTCTGGCCACACCTCTCAGCACCACGTGCTTGACAGGAGAGCTGGGGCCCACCTCCACCCGCAGCCGGTGCTCCGGCGGGGCCTGGTGCCAGCTCACCACGTGACCCTGCATCTTCTGTGACGTGGACGGGTCCCCACGCAACCTGGACATGGCACCCAGGAGGGTGGCACCTGGGGGCTTCCTCCTCCCGGGACCAGGCCCCGCAGGTGACCCAGGCCCAGTTGCGTTAAGCCTGTGGGCCCAGGCCCTGGACCTTCCGTTGCTGGCACCAACACGGCGGGGGCCTCACAGTGGGAGGGGCAGAGCTCCGAGGGTTTCCAGCTGCGGGGTGGGTTGCGATGGGCCTTGCCCCTGGGCTTGAGGGTCTCATGAGCACATCCTAGGAACACGTGCTCCAGCCTCTGCCCTCCATACAGGGCAAGGGGATGGCAGGGCTTCAGAGAGAAAGGCTCCAGGCCCAGCTGGCCTTGAGGACACTGGGCTCCCCAACTAGCGGGGATGTTCCGGCCATAGCAGGAGGTGGCCTGAGCCCCAGAGCCGGTGGGGGATGACACTGCCTGCCTCCCCTGCTGGCCAGGCGGCACCTGCCTGGGAGAGGCCCGGGGCGGGGCCTTCACCTGCCTACCCACTGCCGGGCCCGCTGCTGGGCCAGAGGTTTCACGACAACATTAAGGTCCGACTCCACAGTGAGTCCTTTTATCCTCTGTGAAAGTGACAGCCAGCGGCCGCTGGTGCCGACCCAGGAGTGAACCATTGTGTGGACTGGTCCTCCGACGCCCGTGAGCTGGGGGCCAGGTGGGCTCCCGCGGGCCTCAGCGTAAGCAGCAGGGGCGGAGCTTCCCAGAGGCCTTTGCCTCCGCCACTGGACTCTGCAAACGTGACACTTGAGGCTTTGGAATCACAGAAAGGGCCTGGCCCTCTTCTGCACCTGGCCCGTCCTTCAGGGGCCTGGCTGGGAAATGAGGCAGAGGTCCCCTTGGGGGTTGCTAGTTCGGGACAGGAGGACCTAGGGAGGCGTCAACGGAGGGCCCCCACGGCCAAAGCTCAGCAAAACCCAGCATCCcagtcccagccctgcccttgAGATCTGAGCCCCGTCAGTGGACGCTGAAGTACAGCACAGGCAGGGTGGGGATGAGAACCCTGGCAGGGCTGCCCTCTGTGCTTAGAGCTCTGCTGGCGACCGGGCAGGTTCTGGACCCTCCCTGGGTCTCCGGCTGTGCTGCCTGTGCTGGGCCGGAGAGCAGGTCAGGCTTGATGGCCCTGTCTCTCGGCCAGCAGCACGTGCCCTGCGTGGAGAGGCCGGCCGTGGCAGGAGAGCCAGTGCTGTGGGGAACAGGCTGCAGGTCACTTGTTTATTCAGGGCAGGGGCCCTGGGCCCGGGCCCGGCCTCCAGGACAGGCAGCTGCGTCgcaggccaggggtgggggtgggggacccgGCTCTGGGTGAGGTCATCCTCACCGCTGCAGGGGTCCTGGCTGCTCCTCGGGGAGGGGCAGGTAATTGGGGTCCTCCGCTGGGGCATCCAGTAGCAGTTTCCTGTGAGGAGGGGCCCACGCTGAGCTGCAGCTGGCAGGGTACCCCCCCATGGGGTGGAGAGCcatctggggaggggggtggggaaggcTGTCAGCACTCACAGGAAGCTGGGGGTCAGCAGCAGCCTCTTGCCTCCAGGCTGGTTGGGGAAGACGTCCTCCAGGAAGTAGTAGACATGGCCCACCGCGATCCCTGTGGGAGAGCCACCAGTGCTGAGTGAGGCCACCCGTCACAGCCCTGAAGCCCCCAGAGCATGGGTGTCCGATGCCCTGCACGGCCGGCCAGCCCAGCGTGGGGCCAGGCTTGGCCCAGAAGTGGGCAGAACCTGGGAGGAGGTCAGGCCTGAGGACATCAGAGGAACTAGAGCCGTGAAGCAGGCGCCCTGAGCCACCCATCCCCACGCGGTCGGGCCCCACACAAGTGCCAGCGAATGGGTCAGGCTCAAAGAAGCCAAGCTGACAGGCTGGCTTGCTGGAGGGGCTGGAGGAATGGGGGTGCCAGGAGTGGAGAAGAGcggtgggggacagggagaggaCCAGGGCTCTGGCCCAGCACACCCAACTTGGGGCAGGCTCCCTAGACAGCAGGCTCACCCAGCAGGTCCACCAGGATGGAGTTGCCCAGCAGCATTGAGAAGCCCATGAGCGCCCAAGGCAGGAATGGCGCCTGGAAGGTGAGGAGGCCGAAGAAGTTGACCCTCACCCCAGGGCTGCGGCGGCTCCACACGTACACCAGCATGGCTGTGAGGGCCTGGCCCAGGAAGAAGAGgctgcccaggagccccaggagctGGGCCAGAGTCAAGGTCTTGTGCCCTGCCCAGGGCCCCTCTGACTTCCTAAACCCCTGAAATCAAGCTAGGTGGTTTCACTTCCCACTCTAAGACCAAGTCGTGGCCTCCAGGGGCCACCTGATCCGCCCTGCCTCTCCACCTGACCCCAGCTCCCGGGCCCAGCCCTAGATCCTCCTGGCTACCTGCATTCAGGACTCAGCCCCTGGGCACCCTGCCCTGTTGTTCTTTGGGTGTAGCCCTGGAGTTCGACAGGGGCACCTGCAGCTGAGCACGTGATGTACGCTCAAAAACACCCTCAGCTCGGGGGCGCAACTCTCCCTCTGGGCCGGCGCTCAAGGAGGGCCCCAGGGCCAGCACAGGCCTGGACCCACAGGTCCCCGAGCCCAGGAAGGATACAGTCATCAGGACGCCCCCGAAGAGAAACATGAAGACGAAGTCGGCCGTGCGGCCGCGGAAGGAGCCCTCCTCCAGCATGCGGCAGTAGCGGAACCTGCGGCTTTGGTATAGGAAGCGTGCCCCTTGGAAGGGCTCAGCTTCCCCAAGCCCGCCGCCTCCCGCCCGGTCTCCcgcaccccgccccccgcccgctcCCGCCTCCACCACGGCGCAGGATACACGAAGAGCATGTTGAAGAAGAAGCTGAATCCCAGGGGCCCGAAGAAGAGGAAGTTGGTGATGAGCCTCCAAACCTGCGTGGGGtgcggcggggtggggggcggtcagGCCAGCTCTGGGCGGGAGGGGTTGGGCCAGCAAGTGCAAGGGGCGGGGCGGCCTCACCTGGAACTTCCGGAACACGAGGTGCGGGTTGAAGTAGAGCTGGAAAGGACTGAGGAGTTCCAGCTGCTGCGGAACCAGGAGATCTTAGAAACTGCCCCCCGACCCACCCACCCTGGgcgagcggggggggggggcaatcGTAACCTTGGCAACCCCCGGGGGCGGTTACCACGGCGGCGCTCCCCCACGGCGGCTCCCGGCTCACCACGGCGGCGGTGGTGAGGACGCAGGCCGCGGTGTAGGTCCGCGTCACCGCCGGCACCTGCAGGAATTCGGTCGCCAGCCCCTGCCACGCCATGGACGCTTCCCAGGCATCGTGGTCGGCCTGCCACGCTCTCTTAACCCGCCTCCAAGCCCCGCCCATCCGCCTTCAGCCAATCCGCACCTGCGGTGGAGCGCGCCCGCGGCTGGAAGGCGGGGCCCTGGGGCAGATAGCCAATAGGAAGAGACAGCGGAGGGACGGGGGCGGGACGGGGCGTGGGCGGGGCGTAACCCGGGGCCAATGAGCAGGCCCCACGATGGAGCACGTGGCGCGTGTTGTGGCGCCCTCGGCGGTGGCGCGGGAGGTGCGGCCAGTGAGGAGCTGAGCCCTTAGGGGACTTAGGCGCTGCCGGTAGCGGGCACACCTTGGCCCACCCTGCGGGCGAGGCTGAGGCTACGAGCACTTGTTAGAGGGGGTCCCCCCGCCCCCGTGAGACTGAGGGGTGCGGCCTCGCAGCCTCCCGCCCGGCCCACCGCTTCCTGGCCTCCACCCACGCAGCATGGGTGGGGCATGGGCGGGCGGAGCCTGGAGTTGGACCGCCCTGCTCAGCCACCCTACCTGGGCTGGCTGGGGTCCCAGGCTGTCCTTCTCTCTGAGAACCAGAGCAGGAAGGGAGACGCTCGGCGGCTGTGTCCAAATCTCCCTGCAAGTTCAGGCCCCGGTGAAACTGCCGGTTCCTTTGGGAAGCCCCAACGAGGGCCGCCAGGGGAGGGGCAGAGTGGGGACCTGCGGCACTGGTGGGACGAGAAGGTGCGGAGACCGTCGGCTGGCGCAAGTGGACGGACTGGAGAGAGACTCGTTACTTGGGTGGAAAAGAGAAACTCTATGtattccttctaatgaatacagTCTCTAGTTTATTGAGCAtggactgtgtgccaggcactgttctggatGCTTGGAGACGCGGTGGCCAACCAAAGATGCTATCACTCCTGGTGTAGCCAAGGAGACCACGAGGTCAGGGGCTTCTGCTAAGATGAGAACTAGTGTTTGCAGGACAGTGATGGTGATAAGAGTCAAGTGGAGGCTGGAGGGTTGGGTAGCGGGCCCCCTGCCAGATGGGATGATCTGGGAAGGCTCTGTGAAGAAGTGATGCTTGATTGTCACTTTAAAAAGATGCCTGTGGCTGCTGTGAGGACAGCAGAAGGCCAGAGGAATCCGGGGGCAGGCGGAGGATGCCAGGGATGCTGGTGGCTCGGGCAGGGCAGAACCTGGAGGACCAGGAGGGACGGGATGTGGGTTTTGCCAGCAGACTAGATGGAGCTGTAAGAGAGAGTCAAGGGTGACTTGAgggactgagccacaggggagatGGAAGGCAATGGTCTTTCCTGAGCTGGAGAACGCTTACGGGGAGGGCAGGCGGATGGAGCATCCTGTTCTGGCCTCACTGAGTCTAGGGGATCTATGTGACATCCGCGTGGAAAAATCCACGTGGCAGAGAGGCCAGGCAGGCGGCTCAAGTGTGGGTACCAGTCTTCAGTAGACCAATGGCCTTTGTAGCCTTGGGCCCGCATGAGATGCCCGAGGCGCGAGGGCAGGCCCAGCCAGCTCGACCCTCACGAGTTAGAGAGAGAAGGTGGACAACCAGGGAGGCTGCTGCAGAGACAGGACAGGGCTGCAGGGGCCAGGCGGTGGGAGGCCCTGGGGCACGTGACCTGGGAAGTCTCTGAGATGCGCAGCCTCGCCAAGGGCCCTGGGTAACAGTGGCCACAAGGGAGAGGAAGTGTCCAGGCTTTTACCAAACAGGAGCTCAACCTCGGACTCCAGTGTGGCAGGTGAGGGAAGCCCTGGGCTGGGCCCTGAGTCCCCCCAAGGAGACCAGAGTGGAGACGACCAGCCGAGACCGTTATCTCTGATGGATCACGGGAGGGCTAAGAGGAGTCCCTGGGGAGAGCTCTTGGAGGTCCActtgggaagggagggggaggaagaggcGCGCGGATGAAGGAGGGGTGTGCATTTGGTTCAGGCATGAGGAGAGTTCAATCTGATACAGCCGGAGTCGGATCAAGGCGATTGGGAGGCTGGGCGGTGGGAGCAGGCTGAGAAACCCCTGCTCAGGCAGCCTCCGTTTCCCAGCCGAGCAGACCTAGGTCAGGCTGGAGGTGAACTTGGGGGAGCAGAGCTCACCCAGCTGGAAGTATGGCTGCAGGCCAGGGATCCAGGGCCTCAGACACCCCAGCAGGCTCCCGCCAGGCTTGAAGGAGCCGGTGAGAGGGGTCAGGCTTCCTGTGTGCATGGGGAAGGGGAGGCATTCTGGCCTGCCAGCTGTCAGCAGCAGGCGCTGGCTGGCCCTCTGCAGGGGTCAGGCGGGGCTAACGGAGGGGCCGTCATGGGATAGAGGGCCTATCTCTCCCCTTCGACGGGGCCGATCAGGCAGGAGCCTGGTTTGCGGCTGAGGAAGCACACTCCTGGGAGGCTGGGAGCCCCGGGTAGGGGGCAGGACGTGCCGGGGACAGCGTAGGTTCTGCTGCAGACCTTCCGTCCTGCCTGGAGGGTCCTCTCCAGGTGGGGACCCTCGGGCTCCATAGGAGGCAGAGCAGGGCCTGGGGCGGGCCATTGCCACGTGTCTGGGCTTTCCCGCCCAGCAGCAGGCCCAGGACAGGCCACTCTGCAGGCACTGGATCCGCGGCTCCCACCCTCGGCGCCTCCAGACGGTTCATTACAGAAAGCAGCCCCAGGCTCCACACATCCCCCGGGAGCCAGGCTGACCCGGGAAGGTGGCGTGCTGGATGCTGGCGGCTTCTACCCGGTCTGTGTGTCCTGGGCAGCAGGGCCACCTCCTCGCTCCTGGGCTGAGGACTGTGGGGGAGAGGCCTGTGTTCCCTTGCTGGCCTGGGGCTCCTGCCTGCTGCAGAGCAAGGAGCTCAGGGTGCCCAGGTCTGGAGACCCCTCTTCCTCCCGTCCTACAGGCGGGACAGCACCCTCTGCCTGCCCACAGTGCCTGCCTTCCTCTCAGGGCTCCCACACCAGGAGAGACCCTCGCGAGCCCCCAGCAACAACCCCGAACCCGGGGACcgtccctgcccaccccccctcCCACAGGGAACCCTccagcccaccccccacccctgagtCAGCGTTCCTCTCCTGGGACGGCCCAGATCTGCCTCCCAGATCTGActccttcattcactcacttccTTCCCTACCATCCTCAGTGTTccattaaaagagagagagggaggctgcTGGAAATGCCCCCCACTCCGGGAAGCCTCCCTGAAGGGGCCAGAGCTCACCTGCCTCCTTTTAGGGCCCTGTGcactcaatttttaaatgttagtttaTTCCGAACGCAGCACAGGCCCGAAGCAGAGACATGGTGAGTGCTGGGGGCGCAGTCTTCCTGTGGATGACGGGGCGCCCTCACGAGgactttcccccacccccactgctgtGGGTGGGCCTCACCGCAGCTCCAGCCCGCGCCCCCAGGAGCAGCTGGGTCCCGGGCGGCCCTTCCTGTCTGGGTCACGGGATATTTTTAGCACTGATTCCGGAACTCACTGGGTAGCAGCTGCTCGTGGCAGGAGGGTGAAACGGACACACAGTCCAGGTGGGCTGCGTCAGGGCTGCCCAGCAGAGGGGGTGACCGGGGCCTGGCCTTCCGAGCCTGGTAGCAGACTTGACCTTCCAGGAGTTTGAGGGTCTCTGAGTGGGCTGGGGAAGGCAGGGGGGCTGTCAGGGTGGAGGAGGACAGAGAGCtcatgcaaaggtcctgaggcagccGGAAGAacaaaggtgggggtggggagggggctgcatgTGCTGAGAGGCTGGCCCACCGGGCCCTGCAGGCTGTGCTCTCCATTCTGCGGGCAGCAAGGAGCCTCAGTGGGGTGAGGTCAGATGGCGGCTGGCTCTTTGGAGGAAGCCGCGGGTCAGAGAAGATGGCCACAGCCTGCAGTCACAGGCACTAGACAGAGAGGGTGGAAGGATCCAGGAGGCAGGAGGCACAGACCTCAGTAAGCGCCCGGCCCGGTGAGGAAGCTGAGCCAGGCAGGGCCAGGCCCAGTTCAGAGACTGAGCCACCTGCCGCCTCTGGGCTCCGGTCACGGAGTCCTGACAAGCGGCTCTGCGCCCAGCCTGCTCCCTGGCTGAGCAGTGGGGCCTGGGGCTCCCCGCCCGGCCCTCGGTTGGCTGGATGAAGCGGTCCCTCCCCAGCTGCCAGGCCAGCCTGACCCTCAGTGCCCAGCTGTCAAGACCCTCGGCAGGTGCCCCGTGCTCCCGCTCACCACCGTGACCGCTGCCTCCAGCTGGCGCCCGGAGCAGCTGGCAGGGCCTCCCCTCCTCCGCCCGGGGCCATCTTTTGGAAGAAGATTATCTGCTTGGCCAAGTCAGCCAACTGGCAGGGCTGGGAATGTGAGTTCCTGGAGACACGTGTGTCTCCGCGTgggtctgccccccacccctgcccactgGGCTGCGTGTGGGATCTGGTCCATGTGAAACCTAAGACCACGCTGTCCCATGGCCTTCCTTAGCCACTGCCGGCCGGCCAGGACCTCAGACAGTTCCGGCCTGTGGTCTGGCAGTGACCTGGAAGGCCAGGGCCACCGTTCTGGAGCCTCTGCCCAGAACCAGTGACTCAGCGCtcagagaggctgggagaggccTGGGGCGCCACACCTCCGTCCTGGCTTGTCCCCCCCGACAGCCCTGCTCCCACACCCAGGAGAGGGAGCCCCAGGCCGGGTGCGGGAACAGGAACCCCGCGCCCTCAGGTCCCCTGGAGACACCACCGCAGGCCCTGCCGCCAGTTTACTCAAGACCTTCTCCCAGCCTCACCTGCCCTTCACTTGTGTGAGGTATCAgggcctctttaaaaaaaaaaaaaaaaggcaaaattacagATCTAAGATTAGGTATGAAAGTACCTCATTTGCTTAGTACGGATAAACAAAACAAGCGACAAGTTCGTTAAAGGTAATAAATAGCACTTCATATCACAGCCGGACAAAATCCCCTCCCTGGTCAGAAGCCGCGCCCAGGTCAAGCAGGCGCTGGTGAGAGAGGAGCCCCAGTTAACCAGGCCCCTGGGGAAACGGGCTGGGGTGTGGGGAAGGCACGGGGAAGGGGGAGGATGGGCCCAGGAAGGGGTGGGCTCCCTGTTCAGCTCCGTCCCAGACCTGCCCAGGTGGCCCGGCCACAGGGGACTGGCTGGTTTGGTGTTCTCTCCTGTCCCCAGCTCCACGGGCCCTGCTGGGAGGGGCCTCCCCCTGCAAGGAATGCGGGTGTCAGCGCTACAGACGCTCTAACCGCCATCCCGACCCTTCGCCTCCAGATGTGGGCACAGCTGTATTTTTAGAACAGCCAACCACAGGGACATTCTTTCCTTCTAATTAAGATGGCTTTAAATCTCCGGTCCAAAATCGCAGTCAGCTCCACTCCTCGAATTTCAAAGGGTGGCCAGAAGGGTTGCTCACCCGGTGGTTGCTtgaggttttcctttctttctttcttctcaattGTTAAGTTGGAAATGTGTCCCAGAACTGGAGTGGATGCCAGATCggatgggaggggcaggggagggggaggagggcagagctgggtcttGGGGTAGAGTCTGCCCCCGGGGCCGTGCCCTCCACACTCGGCCAGGTCCACAGGTGGGCCAGGTGTGTCTGGAGATAAAGAGAGGGCGGGGTACCTGTCCTCAGGATGCTGGGTGCAGGCAGTCAGTAGATACAAGTGGGGCCTGAGGACGCAGCACCTGTGCAGGGGGCAGGTCTGTTATTATgatgtccccatttcacaggtgagcaGCCGGAGGCTGGGAAGCAGGAAGTAAGTGCTGGGATTGCAGGAGCTCGGTTGGGATCCACCACAACCAGGCCTGTTGCCGGCCTGCTGAGCTTCGTGGTGGCTCACTGCCCACCTTGGCAGCCTGGTGACCAAGGTCAGCTGGCCTCTGAGCTCCGCCCAGTGCCCAATCTGGAGGCTCCTGGTGTGGAGTAGAGATGCCAGCCCAAGTGGGAAGGCCACAAGGAGGAGGGGCCTTGGAGCAGCCCGGAACAGCTCCTGAGCCCTTTCTGGAAGGCACCATTGACCAAGAAGGACACTGAGGTCAGAGAGGGGGCAGTCAGGTCAAAGGCGTTCGGCCCACCGGTGGTCAGGAGCAGTAGGGGCCCAGCCGCCACTCCACCTAAAGATGGGCGCCCAGCTGACCGGCTGAAGGACAGACCAGGGCCTCTGGGGTCCAGCCTGGGCCCTGGCTCCAGGCCTTAGGCCTCTGCCCAGACTCCTGTCCCATGACCTCATGGATCAGCGAGGGAAGGCACGCAGCGAGGCAGAGGCAGGGTGGGCTGGGTAGCAGACCTCCCAAGCCCCACCAAGACCCTGGCTTACCGGCCCGGCAGGGCGCGGGCTGGGTGCGCAGGACAGAGAAAGCGAAATCACCCGGGGATCGCGGAACGGGGGATGCCCAGACTCGGCCAGGAGCCGCGGAGGCAGCTCTGCTGGAGGGCCCCGCACCTGGCCGGGCACCGACTCAGCCGCTTTGTCTCCGCCGCGGAGCCCTGGAAGGTAGCGCCGCGCCGACGCCGGCAGCGCGGGCTTTGTCGGCCCCTCGCAGGCGGAGCGGGTCTCCGCGGCGCGGGCAGATCCCTGGGAGCTGGCGCCTGGGGCGGGCTGGACGGGTCACCCGCGGGTCTGGAGGCTGCATCTCTGCGAAGGGCCTCGAGCCCAGGTAGTGATGAAAGCCTCATCTGGGGCGGGCTCTGGTCAACAAGGCGGCCCGCCGCTTCTGCGGGGCTAGGAGTAGCCAGAGGCTTTTGGGGGCGCGGACCCGGTGGAGCCCTCCAGGCGGCTTTGCGGTATCGATCGCCTGCGGTGCGAGCCGTTGCTGCTACCTCCTCCGGTTGGATGCTGGGCGCGGGCCTCCCCGGCCTCCGCCCTCCCCGCcgctctgggtctcagtttccggATCTGCAGAATAAGAGGCTCTGGCGTGTAGAAGCGAGCGCGGGGCCTGGCTCCCAGGGCTGAGAAGGGGCGCCACCACGCACGCTGGCCGCGGGCGCAGAGGTCCTGAGCACGGAGGCCGTGGGCAggccgcccctcctctcccgCTGCCTTCTCCGCCTTCCCACCCGGGAAACCGAGGCTGGGTGGGACTCCACGCGGGAAGGCCCGCGGGGGAGGCGGCTGTC
This window harbors:
- the DERL3 gene encoding derlin-3 isoform X3, coding for MAWQGLATEFLQVPAVTRTYTAACVLTTAAVQLELLSPFQLYFNPHLVFRKFQVWRLITNFLFFGPLGFSFFFNMLFVFRYCRMLEEGSFRGRTADFVFMFLFGGVLMTLLGLLGSLFFLGQALTAMLVYVWSRRSPGVRVNFFGLLTFQAPFLPWALMGFSMLLGNSILVDLLGIAVGHVYYFLEDVFPNQPGGKRLLLTPSFLKLLLDAPAEDPNYLPLPEEQPGPLQR
- the DERL3 gene encoding derlin-3 isoform X2, coding for MAWQGLATEFLQVPAVTRTYTAACVLTTAAVVSREPPWGSAAVLELLSPFQLYFNPHLVFRKFQVWRLITNFLFFGPLGFSFFFNMLFVFRYCRMLEEGSFRGRTADFVFMFLFGGVLMTLLGLLGSLFFLGQALTAMLVYVWSRRSPGVRVNFFGLLTFQAPFLPWALMGFSMLLGNSILVDLLGIAVGHVYYFLEDVFPNQPGGKRLLLTPSFLKLLLDAPAEDPNYLPLPEEQPGPLQR
- the DERL3 gene encoding derlin-3 isoform X1 produces the protein MAWQGLATEFLQVPAVTRTYTAACVLTTAAVVSREPPWGSAAVQLELLSPFQLYFNPHLVFRKFQVWRLITNFLFFGPLGFSFFFNMLFVFRYCRMLEEGSFRGRTADFVFMFLFGGVLMTLLGLLGSLFFLGQALTAMLVYVWSRRSPGVRVNFFGLLTFQAPFLPWALMGFSMLLGNSILVDLLGIAVGHVYYFLEDVFPNQPGGKRLLLTPSFLKLLLDAPAEDPNYLPLPEEQPGPLQR
- the DERL3 gene encoding derlin-3 isoform X4, whose translation is MAWQGLATEFLQVPAVTRTYTAACVLTTAAVLELLSPFQLYFNPHLVFRKFQVWRLITNFLFFGPLGFSFFFNMLFVFRYCRMLEEGSFRGRTADFVFMFLFGGVLMTLLGLLGSLFFLGQALTAMLVYVWSRRSPGVRVNFFGLLTFQAPFLPWALMGFSMLLGNSILVDLLGIAVGHVYYFLEDVFPNQPGGKRLLLTPSFLKLLLDAPAEDPNYLPLPEEQPGPLQR